Genomic window (Spirosoma sp. KCTC 42546):
ATGGGGTTGGTGACCGAGCCTTATTGCGCCAATATCGTGATTTTCAGAGTGGCTTTACCGATTGGGATCAACGAGGCCACGCTAAAGAGTGGCTGTTGTATGCCCACAATCTGGGGTCGCATCTGTCATTGGATGAAACCAGTCTGTCGCAGGGAGAACTCTACACCATCCTGACGAATAAAGCGGCTAAAGGTGGCAAAGGAAGTATCGTGGCCATTGTCGCAGGAACTAAAGCCGATACAGTCATTGAAGTCTTGCGTAAGTTGCCTGAAAGTCAGCGCAAAAAGGTAAAAGAGGTTACTCTGGACATGGCGGGTAATATGGCTCTGATTGCTAAAAAATGTTTTCCCAAGGCTACTCAGGTGACTGATCGGTTCCATGTGCAACAATTAGCGCTGGAGGCTGTTCAGGACATGCGGATTGCGTATCGCTGGCAAGCCTTGGAAGCCGACAATGAAGCCCTGGAGCAAGCTAAGCTTAACCAGACCGACTATCAACCAGAGATGCTTGCCAATGGCGATACGGTCAAACAACTGCTGGCTCGCAGCCGCTATGTGCTCTATAAAAAGGCGACTAACTGGACAGAAAGCCAGCGTGAGCGGGCTATGCTGCTATTTGAGCGTTATCCAGATTTGAAGACAGCCTATGAATTGAGTCAATCCTTGAGCTACATCTTTGAGGCTACCACCAATAAGCTTTACGGCTTAGCTCGGTTGGCTAAGTGGCATGAGGGGGTACGTCAAGCGGGCTTTAAAGCCTTCAACACGGTGGCCCGCTCCATTCAGAACCACTATGAAACGATCTTGAATTATTTTGACAATCGCAGTACCAATGCCTCAGCCGAGTCCTTCAATGCCAAGATCAAAGCGTTCCGGGCTCAGTTCAGAGGGGTTCGCAACGTAGAATTCTTCTTATATCGGCTCACTCAGTTATATGCTTAATCCAAGTTGATCCACAACTTTTGACCTTGATCCAGTAACTATGCTAGGTTTCATTATTAAACCTGGCATAGTTATAAAGGCATTCAAAACATTCTTATCCTTGATGGGACAAGATCGAAGTAATATTACAGATGCTGTTAGGAAACCGTTTTTGTGATTTTTTGACTTCTTCCTTACCCCATTAAAGAACTTAATGTTTATATTTTAGTTAAATATTGGGGCCGTTAGAGAATTGTAAATTTTATTTTTTTGAATTCAATATTTCATTAAATCCTTCTTCACCAATTTTTTCTTGAATTTCACTAAGAAGAAGACTGGTACGTTCTTCCTCTTGTCTTGATCCTATTTTATGATAATATTCGACTGCCTGGGCAAGGAGAGGAATTGCCATTGCTAAATTGTCTTTATAAAAATAAGTGACTCCTAAATCAGCGGTACTATCTGCTATATCTTTTATATTACCGATCTGATGCCTTACGTTTAAACTTTCCTCAAATTCTATAAGGGCCTGATCAAATGAATATTGACGTAGATGAAGCCAACCTAAATTATAGCGTGTATCACCTATTGACCTCTGATTGCCAATTTGCTGACTAAGATGCAATGATCCTGAAAGATTTATAAAAGCCTGCTTATAATTATTTTGAAGAAGATAGGCTCGCCCTAAATTATGGAGTAGGTGAATTTCCATCATTTTATCTCCGATCTGTTTAGCAATCGCATAACATTTCTCGTAATTTACTATTGCCTGCTCGTAATTTCCTTGATCTTGATAGTAAGTGCCAATATTCATTATTGCCCTAGCTTCTCCTCTTACATCACTAATTTGCTGAGCAAGCCTTAAACTCTGAGTAAAAAACGGGAACGCTTCCATATAATTCTTATTCAAAGCATGAAGCTGACCAATATTATTAAGAGTTTGACTTTGACCTCTCAAATCTTTCGCTAAATATCTAAAATGAAGACTTTGTTCAAAGTAGTTTAAAGCAACTTTAGGGTCTCCCTTTGTGTCAACATGGATTTGTCCTAGATTATTAAGAAGAATTCCGATCTGTTTAGTATTACCCAAATTCTTAGCAATACCTAGGCGTTTCTCAAAGAATTCTCTAGCTAAACCATATTTACCCTGAGTAGCATAAACTTGACCAATATTAGTATATATAGCTTCTTCAATTTGTATATCGCCAATCTGTTGAGCGATATCTAAACATTTTTCATAATAGTTTAAGGCTTTATAGTAATCACTTTGTTTAAAACAGAGTTGACCTAATATATTAAGTGCATTAATATTGATTTTCAAGCTAATATTTTTACTTAATATTTCTAAACATAATTCCCGACTTGTTGCATATAAACCAATCAATTCATGATATTCTACTATTTGAAAGAAAATCAAGGCATACTCATTCCAAGCTTGAGCTTGCTCAAAATATGTCTTCGCAAAAAATTTATCCTCCAGGTTAGGTCGACCTTTAAAAAATAGGCCCGCCTGAAAAGATAATTCCTTAAATCGTTTTTCAGGTAATATCTCTTGTTTTCTCATCCATTCTCGAGTTAAAGCATGTACCTCTAACATTTGTTCTTTTTCATCCCAAGCACAAAGAGAACAGGCGCTTAAAGCCGTTACAAGGGGGATCAGTTCGTCAATTGATATCTTCAGAATAGAAACCAAAACTGCCAATGGATTACGACCGACTAATACAGATGCTACCTCAAATAGATTCTGCTCTACTTCATACAGTTGCCTATAAAGGCGATCTAACATTAGATCTTCAAAAACTCGATTTTCTACATTTCCTATTAAGGCATCAAATTGGGGCAGATTGAACGTATGTGTGTAGCGCAAAAGCCCTTCTAGAAACTGGAGAGCACGAGGGTGTCCATCTATCCGACGATCTAAAACTACGCGCTCCTGGAGCGAGAGCTTACGAAGCGTTTTGGAGTAATTGACATAACGGTACTGCTCGGCATTGGTCATTTTGTCAACGGCCAAGTGCGTTACCAGGTCTATTAGATCAGTAATCTTATACCGACTTGTAAAGAGAATGTGGCAACCTTGAGGGGCATTTTCCAGCAAGTACCGAATGAAGGCACTTAACTCAGCAGAACTAATAATTAGCCTAGAAACCTCTTCCACATCAGCTTGTACATTCTCAAAATTGTCAAAGATGAGAATGTTCCGATGGCCTTTTAGGCAATTATTTAAGAGTAGTTGCAACTTAATTATAGATGAGCTTTTAGGGTCATCTAATTGAGCCCTTAGTTGCTGTTGCCTGAACTCGTCAGGACGTGCAGTATATTTCCACCTCTCAAAAATCCGCTCCAGAATGACGGCCTCCTGGATCTCCGTACCCGTCCGAAAAATTAGAATATCATGCCCGCTTCGTTTGCGATACAAATCAGCAAAAGCCTCAGCGGTGGTAGTCTTACCCAGACCACCTAGGCCGTGTAGGCACACATGCTCACCCTGTTTGAAGCAATGCCTTAGCTGGATTAATAATCGCTTACGGCCAATAAAACCCTCTCCAATAAACTTCGTGTGTGTCCCAGCCAAAAAAGTAGTCGTTGGGTAAAACCGATTGAGGGTATCGCTATTGTACTGGCCAGGCTTGAGTAGTGAACCAATAGCCTGGTTCTGATAAAGGACCGGCGTGAACCATTCAGCTGAGGTGAAAAGCTGAGGAGCTTCAGCCCGCCGTTTATTCACATCTTTCCACAAGGCTAGCCGTGCATCATGCATGGCTTTGGTAAGCGTATCGCCGTACGCTAAGCGCGTGTACAGAGTTTCCGTGAATAAACGTGCTCCGTTATCGGTAACCGAAAATCGCATCGCTAGCACCGCTGGTAGTCCTACAGCAGCCATCTGCTCTGCCGTACTCCCTTCCGAACCCCCT
Coding sequences:
- a CDS encoding transposase, whose protein sequence is MRQYRDFQSGFTDWDQRGHAKEWLLYAHNLGSHLSLDETSLSQGELYTILTNKAAKGGKGSIVAIVAGTKADTVIEVLRKLPESQRKKVKEVTLDMAGNMALIAKKCFPKATQVTDRFHVQQLALEAVQDMRIAYRWQALEADNEALEQAKLNQTDYQPEMLANGDTVKQLLARSRYVLYKKATNWTESQRERAMLLFERYPDLKTAYELSQSLSYIFEATTNKLYGLARLAKWHEGVRQAGFKAFNTVARSIQNHYETILNYFDNRSTNASAESFNAKIKAFRAQFRGVRNVEFFLYRLTQLYA
- a CDS encoding tetratricopeptide repeat protein; this translates as MQKNIVYGSIDAGGDVHIGDKIYIVERDFPHSILFLRIEKSPSGYDAMLSVKGPDDASIPLLLELVQLPVSSHLFEQVVDFQNLRRGIDQTMRQKSLATHSAQTLENGLSKVIYQSFFAGDIGVICTDFLNLLQSSKIRDLLLVISTDDEQIQNIPWEIVLPHLTVGNSDGLPRDNFSLVRSRERTLNGFNRQSPNTDAAPLKLLFIPALPENLPERSKLLEIEDEQRKIIEAVRGLEATGDQQPRLVMEILDCANLEEIQEALQKRSHDIVHISGHGAYVDAIKAGILYLENEEGDEQPTTGHQLGTILREFSSIKLLVLSACETAVGGSEGSTAEQMAAVGLPAVLAMRFSVTDNGARLFTETLYTRLAYGDTLTKAMHDARLALWKDVNKRRAEAPQLFTSAEWFTPVLYQNQAIGSLLKPGQYNSDTLNRFYPTTTFLAGTHTKFIGEGFIGRKRLLIQLRHCFKQGEHVCLHGLGGLGKTTTAEAFADLYRKRSGHDILIFRTGTEIQEAVILERIFERWKYTARPDEFRQQQLRAQLDDPKSSSIIKLQLLLNNCLKGHRNILIFDNFENVQADVEEVSRLIISSAELSAFIRYLLENAPQGCHILFTSRYKITDLIDLVTHLAVDKMTNAEQYRYVNYSKTLRKLSLQERVVLDRRIDGHPRALQFLEGLLRYTHTFNLPQFDALIGNVENRVFEDLMLDRLYRQLYEVEQNLFEVASVLVGRNPLAVLVSILKISIDELIPLVTALSACSLCAWDEKEQMLEVHALTREWMRKQEILPEKRFKELSFQAGLFFKGRPNLEDKFFAKTYFEQAQAWNEYALIFFQIVEYHELIGLYATSRELCLEILSKNISLKININALNILGQLCFKQSDYYKALNYYEKCLDIAQQIGDIQIEEAIYTNIGQVYATQGKYGLAREFFEKRLGIAKNLGNTKQIGILLNNLGQIHVDTKGDPKVALNYFEQSLHFRYLAKDLRGQSQTLNNIGQLHALNKNYMEAFPFFTQSLRLAQQISDVRGEARAIMNIGTYYQDQGNYEQAIVNYEKCYAIAKQIGDKMMEIHLLHNLGRAYLLQNNYKQAFINLSGSLHLSQQIGNQRSIGDTRYNLGWLHLRQYSFDQALIEFEESLNVRHQIGNIKDIADSTADLGVTYFYKDNLAMAIPLLAQAVEYYHKIGSRQEEERTSLLLSEIQEKIGEEGFNEILNSKK